A single Candidatus Dadabacteria bacterium DNA region contains:
- a CDS encoding STAS domain-containing protein translates to MVIQNNQVRLQADHIKGILVISAAGQVHGVNARQFHDNLYNEIIAPGNFVVLDLEKLSYINSAGLRSILIVAKALQGKNTRFALCSLSDSVKEVFKIAGFDKIIEVFESRSDAIATIAD, encoded by the coding sequence ATGGTCATTCAAAACAATCAAGTCAGGTTGCAGGCCGATCATATCAAAGGGATCTTGGTAATAAGTGCAGCCGGTCAAGTTCACGGCGTGAACGCACGGCAATTCCACGATAACCTGTACAATGAAATTATTGCCCCTGGCAATTTTGTAGTCCTGGATCTTGAAAAGCTGTCCTACATCAATAGTGCGGGATTGCGTTCAATTCTGATTGTTGCAAAAGCACTCCAAGGTAAAAATACGAGATTCGCATTGTGCTCCTTGTCTGATTCCGTAAAAGAAGTCTTCAAGATCGCAGGTTTTGACAAAATCATTGAGGTGTTCGAATCTCGTTCTGATGCTATAGCTACAATAGCAGATTAA
- a CDS encoding IS200/IS605 family element transposase accessory protein TnpB, whose protein sequence is MTKEIRTVEFVVLSAAKAKARKMFQVAGACRYVWNHFREKNFADYQAFKNGKGEKPKTNYFSLGLEFTRLRHNTDWLLELPANPIKHTLKYFADALGEAMAGKKGFPKPRSRKRTAPGFTLPGKENFRIKNIDKKYSLLLIPRVGWVKMTRRGGNPWKSGTPKQVVLRHDGHRWRAFVSYEVEMEKRADDGEVLGVDMNARQVATSDGHFYFLPDLKKKEAKQKRYQRRMERQVKDSNRRRDTKKKLRKVSREIANTRKNWVHKTTDEISEKCGTVVVEDLKVKNMTASAKGTIENPGRNVRQKSGLNRVMLDTAMGEIRRNLEYKCGRVIEVNPAYTSQTCFECGHTDKENRKTQARFQCVSCGFVSNADTNAAINIRRLGMAQLHGEGRRSVLKRTPTTREIDARQPDG, encoded by the coding sequence ATGACTAAGGAGATACGCACAGTAGAGTTTGTCGTTCTGTCTGCCGCTAAGGCGAAGGCAAGGAAGATGTTCCAGGTGGCCGGAGCCTGTCGGTACGTCTGGAACCATTTCAGGGAGAAAAACTTTGCTGACTACCAGGCATTCAAAAACGGCAAGGGAGAAAAACCGAAGACAAATTATTTCTCCCTCGGCCTTGAGTTCACTAGGCTAAGACACAATACGGACTGGCTTCTGGAACTTCCAGCCAATCCCATAAAACATACTCTTAAATATTTTGCCGATGCGCTTGGAGAAGCCATGGCCGGCAAGAAGGGTTTTCCGAAGCCGAGAAGCAGAAAGAGGACTGCCCCTGGTTTTACGCTTCCAGGCAAAGAGAACTTCAGAATAAAGAATATCGATAAGAAATACTCTCTGCTTCTTATCCCGAGGGTCGGCTGGGTAAAGATGACCCGCAGGGGAGGCAATCCCTGGAAGAGCGGTACACCCAAGCAGGTGGTGCTTCGCCATGACGGGCACAGGTGGCGTGCCTTTGTTTCCTACGAGGTTGAAATGGAGAAAAGAGCGGATGACGGTGAGGTTCTGGGAGTTGACATGAACGCACGCCAGGTCGCCACTTCTGATGGACATTTCTACTTCCTTCCCGATTTAAAGAAAAAAGAAGCAAAACAGAAGCGTTATCAGCGGAGGATGGAAAGGCAGGTCAAAGATTCAAACAGAAGAAGAGACACAAAGAAGAAACTCAGAAAGGTAAGCAGAGAAATAGCCAATACACGGAAGAACTGGGTTCACAAGACAACAGATGAAATTTCAGAGAAGTGCGGAACTGTAGTAGTGGAAGACTTAAAGGTTAAGAACATGACTGCTTCCGCAAAAGGAACGATAGAGAATCCGGGGAGAAACGTAAGGCAGAAGTCAGGACTTAACAGGGTGATGCTTGATACCGCCATGGGGGAGATAAGAAGAAATCTTGAGTACAAGTGCGGGAGAGTGATTGAAGTGAATCCCGCGTATACATCTCAGACGTGTTTTGAGTGTGGGCATACAGATAAAGAGAACCGCAAAACCCAAGCGCGGTTCCAGTGTGTGAGTTGCGGATTTGTGTCCAATGCGGACACGAACGCCGCGATTAACATAAGGCGTCTGGGAATGGCGCAACTGCACGGCGAGGGGCGGCGTTCCGTCCTTAAAAGGACTCCTACGACCCGTGAAATCGATGCGAGGCAGCCAGATGGTTAG
- a CDS encoding XTP/dITP diphosphatase, whose product MVSQVYNSQCKTIVIATRNKGKLREFRSILADGYDEILSLADFDEVPEIRETGLSFRENAFIKAKTTSDFLGMDAIGDDSGLVVDALGGAPGIYSARYAGEGSSDNENNEKLLYELKGEKNRNARFVCCIALVLAGGTQEFFEGECHGQIIQEKRGQSGFGYDPVFYVSQYGKTMAELGPDIKNRISHRAIASEKLLSYFSNFK is encoded by the coding sequence ATGGTTAGTCAAGTATATAATTCCCAGTGCAAAACTATTGTAATTGCCACAAGAAACAAGGGGAAGCTGAGAGAATTCAGATCAATTCTTGCAGATGGCTACGATGAGATCCTTTCTCTGGCGGATTTTGATGAGGTCCCCGAGATAAGGGAAACGGGTCTTTCTTTCAGGGAAAATGCTTTTATCAAGGCGAAAACAACCTCTGATTTTCTTGGGATGGACGCTATTGGGGACGACTCAGGCTTGGTTGTAGACGCTCTTGGGGGAGCTCCGGGGATTTATTCGGCAAGGTACGCCGGGGAAGGGTCTTCGGATAATGAAAACAACGAGAAACTACTCTATGAACTTAAAGGAGAGAAAAACAGAAATGCAAGATTTGTCTGCTGTATTGCTTTAGTTCTTGCGGGTGGTACACAGGAATTTTTTGAAGGCGAGTGCCACGGACAGATTATTCAGGAGAAAAGAGGCCAGAGTGGTTTTGGTTATGACCCGGTTTTCTATGTTTCTCAATACGGAAAAACCATGGCTGAACTCGGCCCCGACATAAAAAACAGAATAAGTCACAGGGCTATTGCCTCAGAAAAGCTTCTGTCATATTTTTCGAATTTTAAATAG
- a CDS encoding CTP synthase, with product MSSLGKGISASSIGFLLECCGLRVTLQKLDPYINVDPGTMNPFEHGEVFVTDDGAETDLDLGHYERFTKAQLGKKNNLTSGKVYDSVISKEREGKFLGKTVQVIPHITDEIKSRVLALEDDNDVIIVEIGGTVGDIESLPFLEAVRQLRSDLGKKNTLFIHLTYVPYVAAAGELKTKPTQHSVKELLQIGIQPDILLCRTEDKFLPEEVKRKIALFCNVEQKAVVTAKDVEHIYEVPLMYKKEGLAEIIIEYLGMWTKKPDMGEWEELIQKVKNMKETVRIAVVGKYVSHGDAYKSLHEALYHGGLANDSTVEIKYVNSEKMDGMSPDNYFSDVHGILVPGGFGERGIDGKVDATKYARENQIPFFGICYGMQLAVIEFSRNVCGIDDADTTENNGDTQNPVIDIMESQKNISEMGGTMRLGAYPCVIKPETLASSIYGTSEISERHRHRFEVNNGYREILESNGMVLCGLSPDGNLVEIMELKDHPWFVGCQFHPEFKSKPLSAHPLFKDFIRGALRYKDSLT from the coding sequence ATGTCTTCCCTGGGAAAGGGTATCTCCGCTTCCTCAATAGGATTCCTTCTTGAATGTTGTGGTCTTCGGGTCACCCTTCAGAAGCTTGATCCCTACATAAACGTCGACCCGGGCACGATGAACCCTTTTGAGCATGGGGAGGTCTTTGTTACCGATGACGGAGCGGAAACAGATCTTGATCTCGGCCATTACGAAAGATTTACCAAAGCTCAGCTTGGCAAGAAAAACAATCTCACAAGCGGCAAGGTCTACGATTCCGTTATTTCCAAGGAAAGAGAGGGGAAATTCCTCGGCAAAACAGTCCAGGTAATCCCTCATATAACTGATGAGATAAAATCCCGCGTGCTTGCCCTTGAGGATGACAACGACGTCATCATAGTCGAGATCGGCGGTACCGTGGGAGACATAGAGAGTCTTCCTTTTCTTGAGGCGGTAAGGCAGTTAAGGTCGGATCTCGGCAAGAAGAACACGCTTTTCATACATCTTACATACGTTCCCTATGTTGCCGCGGCCGGAGAATTGAAAACAAAGCCTACACAGCACAGCGTAAAGGAACTTCTCCAGATAGGGATTCAGCCCGACATACTCCTGTGCCGCACCGAGGATAAGTTCCTTCCCGAAGAGGTTAAAAGAAAAATAGCCCTTTTCTGTAACGTCGAGCAAAAAGCCGTGGTTACAGCCAAGGATGTTGAGCACATATATGAAGTTCCGCTTATGTATAAGAAAGAAGGATTGGCCGAGATAATCATTGAATATCTTGGTATGTGGACCAAGAAACCAGACATGGGGGAGTGGGAGGAACTCATTCAAAAGGTAAAGAACATGAAAGAGACAGTGCGCATAGCCGTTGTCGGAAAATATGTTTCACACGGAGACGCTTACAAGAGCCTCCACGAGGCCCTTTACCACGGTGGTTTAGCCAACGACTCAACCGTCGAAATAAAATACGTGAATTCAGAAAAAATGGACGGCATGTCTCCGGACAACTATTTTTCCGATGTTCACGGAATACTTGTCCCTGGAGGATTCGGGGAGAGGGGGATTGACGGCAAAGTAGACGCTACAAAATATGCAAGGGAAAATCAGATTCCCTTTTTCGGAATTTGCTACGGCATGCAGCTTGCCGTTATTGAATTTTCAAGGAACGTGTGTGGCATAGATGACGCGGATACGACTGAGAACAACGGCGATACTCAGAACCCGGTTATAGACATAATGGAATCGCAAAAGAACATAAGTGAAATGGGCGGGACAATGAGACTTGGGGCTTACCCCTGCGTCATAAAGCCCGAGACCTTGGCTAGCAGCATCTACGGGACCTCAGAGATTTCCGAAAGACACCGCCACCGGTTTGAAGTGAACAACGGTTACAGAGAAATTCTTGAGTCAAATGGAATGGTTCTTTGCGGCCTCTCGCCGGATGGAAATCTGGTTGAAATCATGGAACTTAAGGATCATCCTTGGTTTGTCGGCTGTCAGTTCCACCCTGAATTCAAGTCAAAGCCCCTCAGTGCCCACCCGCTTTTCAAAGATTTCATAAGAGGGGCGCTTCGCTACAAGGATTCTCTTACCTGA
- a CDS encoding site-2 protease family protein produces MIKRSILIPLVLFILTAATTFLSGYMISGTYTGGVLFSLSLVAILGAHEMGHYFYGRKYGVSITLPWFIPAPPFLSPIGTFGAFIRIKSRIRSRRELFDIGVAGPIAGVIVALPVLFVGLLFSEVVALDSERLSEIQAAMSLGNSLVFALFSKMAIGEVAQGYEILLHPVAFAGWIGLFVTVLNLMPAGQLDGGHLVYCVFPAEWHKAISAATVIFLAIMGVGTVPLMDFADYLGLWVLGILPEWLMFEGWVGWLFWAILLLVLGTSHPPTISSDAEIGAGRKALAFLSLLIFISCFTPVPISIVEFG; encoded by the coding sequence ATGATCAAAAGATCTATCCTTATTCCGCTGGTGCTTTTTATTCTCACGGCGGCCACGACTTTTCTTTCCGGCTACATGATAAGCGGAACTTATACGGGAGGCGTTCTTTTCTCGCTTTCTCTGGTCGCCATTCTTGGAGCCCATGAAATGGGTCATTACTTTTACGGCAGGAAATACGGCGTTTCCATAACTCTTCCCTGGTTTATTCCTGCTCCTCCCTTCCTTTCCCCTATAGGGACGTTCGGGGCTTTTATAAGGATAAAGTCTCGGATACGCAGCCGAAGGGAACTTTTCGACATAGGGGTCGCTGGTCCCATAGCCGGGGTGATAGTAGCTCTTCCGGTCTTGTTTGTCGGGCTGCTTTTCTCGGAAGTGGTCGCTTTGGATTCTGAGAGGCTTTCTGAGATACAGGCGGCCATGTCTCTTGGCAATTCTCTCGTATTTGCCCTTTTCTCAAAAATGGCTATCGGGGAAGTCGCCCAGGGATACGAAATTCTGCTGCACCCCGTTGCATTTGCGGGATGGATAGGCCTTTTCGTAACCGTCTTGAATCTCATGCCCGCTGGGCAGCTTGACGGAGGGCATCTTGTATACTGCGTCTTCCCGGCGGAGTGGCATAAAGCTATATCGGCTGCTACGGTTATTTTCCTTGCAATAATGGGAGTGGGAACGGTACCTCTGATGGACTTTGCGGATTATCTGGGCTTGTGGGTGCTTGGCATTCTTCCTGAGTGGCTTATGTTTGAGGGTTGGGTCGGCTGGCTTTTCTGGGCGATACTGCTTTTAGTGCTCGGCACATCCCATCCGCCGACCATATCGAGTGATGCCGAGATCGGTGCCGGAAGAAAAGCGCTTGCTTTTCTCTCACTGCTTATTTTTATTTCCTGTTTTACCCCTGTTCCCATCAGTATCGTGGAGTTCGGTTAG
- the ptsP gene encoding phosphoenolpyruvate--protein phosphotransferase produces MIAKERTEPEHFHLKVVHEISDLINKSVGLNTVLGRVVRKISSSLNYDVVSIYVWDDSREVLRLAANRGLQVKPKSDIFLRSDEGLTGMVHKTKVPLVAMPASKHPNYRYFPEIGEEEYESYIGVPIMLHDVCVGVLVGQNKTPMQITPAEQTLFQIIALRLAGVLEVANTLDRLKPPSMVKHETRSYQGKGVSEGVALGKAVTFRGLFRQMSTMEMTARTPGIEKRRVRNSIKNISQDLKKTIKKMDSEGKLSKNEVDIFRSHLMIVDSRDMEKGTGELIDEKRVPAEAAVVEYLETQASRFESLPDSYMRERAYDFRDIGERMLRDLTRSKDENISASADGEPLILVAREIGVSFVTAAEGEVGGIVLEKGGETSHAVIIAKSLGIPVVVGIDNIVNLIHPGEDMIVDGRSGFIFTNPDQVLKDEYLSMHQKAVELRSFIETEAEKSTSTGLDVEITANVGIPADAEVAKRYGIKRAGLFRTEFAFARFKKWPSVRSQLKIYKEISANFEDGVTIRTLDVGSDKILSYLNMPKEENPLLGLRSIRFSMEYLDLFRDQVKSILLAAKKGGNFKILLPMVSNVWEVETAAQIIEELSVEVSLHRHDIPKLGIMMEVPALVYQFGDYADLIDFVSIGTNDLIQYLLAVDRNSNAVGHLYSAFHPSVVRMLDFTREQVLSSGKELSICGEIAGVPSGTLLILALGYRHLSVSPLRFPYVKFLSDRLSEQMIEEMRSDLLLLSKESDIERYLKDVLNSINPMLLEVE; encoded by the coding sequence ATGATTGCTAAAGAGCGTACTGAACCGGAGCATTTTCATCTCAAGGTGGTTCATGAGATAAGCGACTTGATCAACAAGTCCGTAGGTCTTAACACCGTTTTGGGTCGGGTGGTCAGAAAAATTTCGTCCTCGCTTAACTACGATGTCGTTTCCATATACGTCTGGGATGATTCAAGAGAAGTTCTCAGGCTCGCGGCTAACAGGGGCCTTCAGGTTAAACCGAAAAGTGATATCTTTCTGCGCTCGGATGAAGGTCTTACCGGGATGGTTCATAAAACGAAGGTTCCTTTGGTGGCCATGCCGGCTTCCAAGCATCCCAATTACAGATATTTTCCCGAAATAGGCGAAGAGGAGTACGAAAGTTACATAGGCGTTCCCATAATGCTTCACGACGTGTGTGTCGGGGTGCTTGTCGGGCAGAACAAAACCCCCATGCAGATAACCCCGGCCGAGCAGACTCTTTTTCAGATAATAGCACTACGACTTGCCGGGGTTCTTGAAGTCGCAAACACCCTGGACCGGCTGAAACCCCCGTCCATGGTAAAGCACGAGACGAGGAGCTACCAGGGAAAAGGAGTTTCTGAAGGGGTGGCTTTGGGTAAAGCGGTTACATTCCGCGGGCTTTTCCGCCAGATGTCCACTATGGAGATGACGGCCCGTACTCCAGGAATCGAGAAGAGAAGAGTTAGAAATTCTATAAAGAATATATCGCAAGATCTTAAAAAGACTATTAAAAAAATGGATTCTGAAGGGAAGCTCTCGAAAAACGAAGTGGATATTTTCCGTTCACATCTGATGATAGTGGATAGCCGCGACATGGAGAAAGGAACTGGCGAACTCATAGATGAAAAGAGGGTTCCAGCCGAGGCTGCGGTGGTTGAGTATCTCGAAACCCAGGCATCACGTTTTGAATCCTTGCCGGATTCTTATATGAGGGAGAGGGCCTACGATTTCAGAGATATAGGTGAGAGAATGCTCCGGGATCTTACCCGTTCAAAGGACGAGAATATTTCCGCTTCCGCCGACGGAGAGCCCTTGATACTTGTGGCAAGAGAGATAGGCGTTTCTTTTGTCACGGCTGCTGAAGGGGAAGTGGGGGGAATAGTCCTTGAAAAAGGCGGAGAGACTTCGCACGCGGTCATAATAGCGAAATCGCTTGGGATTCCGGTAGTTGTCGGCATAGACAACATCGTGAATCTGATACATCCCGGGGAGGATATGATAGTTGACGGGAGAAGCGGTTTCATTTTCACAAACCCCGACCAGGTGCTTAAGGATGAGTATCTGTCCATGCACCAAAAAGCCGTTGAACTCCGCAGCTTCATAGAGACTGAAGCCGAAAAAAGTACCAGCACCGGTCTTGACGTCGAAATAACGGCGAATGTCGGAATTCCGGCCGATGCCGAGGTGGCCAAGCGTTACGGCATTAAGAGAGCGGGACTTTTCAGAACGGAGTTTGCCTTCGCGCGGTTTAAGAAGTGGCCTAGTGTAAGGTCCCAGCTAAAGATATACAAGGAGATCTCAGCTAATTTTGAGGATGGAGTGACCATTAGGACCTTGGATGTGGGTTCTGACAAGATACTTTCCTATCTCAACATGCCCAAAGAAGAGAACCCCCTTCTTGGCCTTCGCTCGATCCGCTTTTCAATGGAGTATCTTGATCTTTTCAGGGATCAGGTGAAATCCATTTTGCTCGCGGCGAAGAAAGGGGGGAATTTCAAGATTCTTCTGCCTATGGTATCAAATGTCTGGGAGGTTGAGACCGCGGCGCAGATAATTGAGGAACTGTCTGTCGAAGTCAGTCTTCACCGACATGATATACCGAAGCTCGGAATAATGATGGAAGTTCCGGCGCTTGTGTATCAGTTCGGAGATTACGCGGACTTAATAGATTTTGTTTCCATTGGAACAAACGACCTCATACAGTACCTGCTTGCGGTGGATAGAAATTCAAACGCGGTTGGACATCTTTACTCGGCTTTTCATCCTTCCGTGGTGAGAATGCTGGATTTTACAAGAGAGCAGGTTCTCTCAAGCGGAAAGGAGCTTTCAATATGTGGAGAAATAGCGGGAGTTCCTTCCGGTACGCTCCTTATATTGGCTCTTGGTTACCGTCATCTGAGCGTTTCTCCGCTTCGGTTTCCTTATGTGAAATTTCTTTCGGACAGGCTTTCTGAGCAGATGATTGAGGAAATGAGGTCCGATCTACTGCTGCTCTCAAAGGAGTCCGACATAGAGAGATACTTAAAGGATGTCCTTAACTCCATAAACCCGATGTTGCTCGAAGTAGAGTAG
- a CDS encoding RNB domain-containing ribonuclease — protein MNLPSINELVAYRKRREPALGVVLYAHPDKLSVLSEDGKRYSVEPKKVVLLTGITVPETLTDSEKKLEMRKWRRELEEKKDSVDMETLWECVVEEQETVSFEEILELYSGAEQVSLEQRFLLFWAVDKNTVYLARGENGYLVRSREDVSKTLRILELREEREQKAQAAVSWVRSVISGETPPVVDEIHGEFLELIERYVIDLDGYERAKEAKGFLYEAGLKEVESAVEFLIKTGFWKKDDDPESKKITFHFRHSQRALEEVEAILSAEEDFASLTDRTDLEVFSVDSETTQDIDDAISFETHGDQIILGVHISNVAHVVSRGSFIDQGALDRAETVYFPEGRVDMFPRDLVNKKLSLTAGDLRPALSLFATFKREEFTLIDYSFEATVIRISKNLTYAEATEMLRNTQWGEFLVSLTDSLRAERINKGALIVQLPELKIRIGDQDRISVSKDYMDSPAHNVVSECMILMNRLSADFFDKNGIPALFRSQTQDIEPEARELDPEDVLFPVKVAKHLKPSFVALAPEVHKSLGVSRYVQMTSPIRRYTDLLMQRQLISWLKEQKICYSESELEATNTHVSLATREIKNAQRGRHRYWFIRYILEKDIKGATGYVSSKGYSGFNVYIPEFLIELPLSNSGGRVFDIGSELSLSIWGTDPLRRRIRVSPT, from the coding sequence ATGAATCTCCCCAGTATAAACGAACTTGTTGCCTACAGAAAAAGAAGGGAGCCTGCTCTGGGAGTGGTCCTCTACGCCCATCCCGACAAACTCTCCGTTCTCTCAGAAGATGGAAAGCGTTACTCGGTTGAACCGAAAAAAGTCGTACTGTTAACCGGAATAACCGTTCCCGAAACCCTCACCGACTCTGAGAAGAAACTCGAAATGAGAAAATGGAGAAGAGAACTTGAAGAGAAAAAAGACTCCGTTGATATGGAAACGCTGTGGGAGTGTGTTGTGGAGGAGCAGGAAACCGTGAGCTTTGAGGAGATACTGGAGCTATATTCGGGGGCAGAGCAGGTTTCTTTGGAGCAGAGGTTTCTGCTTTTTTGGGCCGTGGATAAAAACACTGTCTACCTTGCAAGAGGCGAAAATGGCTATCTCGTTCGCTCGCGGGAGGACGTTTCCAAGACACTTCGTATCCTTGAACTCAGAGAAGAAAGAGAACAAAAAGCGCAGGCCGCCGTAAGCTGGGTGCGTTCTGTTATAAGTGGAGAAACTCCTCCGGTGGTTGATGAAATCCACGGCGAGTTTCTTGAACTCATCGAGCGGTACGTCATTGATCTTGACGGTTATGAACGGGCTAAGGAAGCCAAGGGGTTTCTTTATGAAGCGGGGCTTAAGGAAGTGGAGTCGGCGGTTGAATTTCTTATAAAAACGGGCTTCTGGAAGAAAGACGATGACCCGGAATCAAAAAAAATCACTTTTCATTTCAGACACTCCCAAAGAGCGCTTGAAGAGGTGGAAGCTATTTTGAGCGCTGAGGAAGATTTTGCAAGCCTTACCGACAGAACGGATCTTGAAGTTTTTTCAGTTGATAGTGAGACAACCCAAGACATTGATGACGCCATTTCGTTTGAAACGCACGGGGATCAGATCATTCTGGGAGTCCACATCTCGAATGTCGCCCATGTTGTGAGCAGGGGAAGTTTTATTGATCAGGGGGCCCTTGATCGCGCTGAGACGGTTTATTTTCCGGAGGGACGCGTGGATATGTTTCCCAGGGATCTTGTGAACAAGAAACTCAGCCTTACTGCCGGCGACCTCCGACCTGCGCTTTCTCTTTTCGCCACTTTTAAAAGAGAGGAGTTTACTTTGATCGATTATAGCTTTGAAGCGACGGTCATAAGGATTTCGAAGAATCTTACCTACGCCGAAGCGACTGAAATGTTGCGCAACACACAATGGGGAGAATTCCTTGTGTCTCTCACTGATTCACTCAGAGCAGAGAGAATCAACAAGGGAGCCTTGATAGTGCAGCTTCCGGAGCTCAAGATCAGGATTGGAGACCAAGATAGAATTTCAGTCAGCAAAGATTACATGGATTCTCCCGCCCACAATGTCGTTTCCGAATGCATGATACTTATGAACCGGCTTTCGGCAGATTTTTTCGATAAAAACGGAATTCCGGCACTCTTCCGTTCTCAGACCCAGGATATTGAGCCTGAAGCCAGGGAACTTGACCCCGAAGACGTCCTTTTCCCGGTAAAGGTAGCAAAGCACCTAAAACCTTCTTTTGTTGCCCTTGCTCCCGAAGTCCATAAGTCCCTAGGAGTTTCCCGCTACGTGCAGATGACTTCTCCGATAAGAAGATACACGGACCTTCTTATGCAGCGCCAGCTTATATCCTGGCTCAAGGAACAGAAGATTTGCTACTCGGAAAGCGAGCTTGAAGCCACAAACACGCATGTGAGCCTTGCAACCAGGGAAATAAAAAACGCGCAGAGAGGCAGACACAGGTACTGGTTTATACGCTATATTCTGGAAAAGGATATAAAAGGGGCGACCGGCTACGTAAGTTCCAAGGGATATAGCGGGTTTAACGTCTATATTCCGGAGTTTCTGATCGAACTTCCGCTTTCTAACTCAGGCGGCAGGGTTTTTGATATAGGAAGTGAGCTTTCCCTCTCAATCTGGGGGACCGATCCTCTTAGAAGAAGGATACGCGTGAGTCCGACGTAG
- a CDS encoding NADP oxidoreductase, producing the protein MSLETIKVAIVGSGPAAFYAADHLQKKLGDRVFIDMFEKLPTPHGLVRSGVAPDHQKIKSVARVYDKIASNPQFRFFGLVEFGKHLTLEDLRSRYHQIVFATGAQTDRKMGIPGEGIIGSHTATEFVGWYNAHPDHMGLGFDFSGKRVVIVGVGNVAVDVARILSLTRSEMEKTDIADYALEELAKSGIREIHMLGRRGPAQAAFTNPELRELENLEDADLLTLADEAEPDSLTLEELERKPNRTAQTKIELIKKASERVPSKSKKVVIRFLVSPIEIIAGEDNRVKSVKVVKNRLYKSDDGSLRPKPTDETEEIPTDLVFRSVGYRGIPLRDVPFDDSSGVIPSEKGRVLDKAGGNPITGLYTTGWIKRGPTGVIGTNKADSGETVSCMIEDIERGNTLRPELASDESIKELLEEKHISYNEWLRVDWFEKKEGEKKGRPRVKVTGLEEILEILEKKH; encoded by the coding sequence ATGAGTCTTGAAACAATAAAAGTTGCCATAGTCGGGTCGGGACCCGCAGCTTTCTACGCAGCCGACCATCTGCAGAAGAAACTTGGCGACCGCGTCTTCATAGACATGTTCGAAAAACTCCCGACTCCCCACGGTCTCGTGAGAAGCGGGGTAGCTCCGGACCACCAGAAGATAAAAAGCGTAGCCAGAGTTTATGATAAAATCGCGTCCAATCCTCAATTCAGATTTTTCGGACTTGTAGAGTTCGGAAAACACTTAACGCTTGAGGACCTGCGCAGCCGTTACCACCAAATAGTTTTCGCAACAGGGGCCCAGACCGACAGAAAAATGGGAATACCGGGAGAGGGCATAATCGGAAGCCATACGGCAACGGAGTTTGTAGGCTGGTACAACGCCCACCCGGATCACATGGGCCTTGGTTTTGATTTTTCGGGGAAAAGAGTCGTCATAGTCGGAGTCGGGAACGTCGCGGTGGATGTTGCGAGAATTCTTTCCCTCACAAGAAGCGAGATGGAAAAAACGGATATCGCAGACTACGCACTTGAAGAACTGGCCAAAAGCGGAATAAGGGAAATACACATGCTTGGAAGAAGAGGCCCCGCGCAGGCGGCCTTCACTAACCCAGAGCTGCGGGAACTTGAGAATCTTGAGGATGCGGATCTCCTTACCCTGGCGGACGAAGCGGAGCCCGATTCCCTTACGCTCGAGGAGCTTGAGCGTAAACCGAACAGGACAGCCCAGACGAAAATAGAGCTTATAAAAAAAGCTTCCGAGAGGGTTCCCTCCAAATCAAAGAAAGTAGTCATAAGATTCTTGGTTTCTCCGATAGAAATAATTGCCGGAGAAGACAACAGGGTAAAAAGCGTGAAAGTCGTGAAAAACAGGCTTTACAAATCCGATGATGGCTCCCTTAGGCCCAAGCCCACGGACGAGACCGAAGAGATTCCTACCGACCTGGTTTTTCGCTCCGTCGGGTACCGGGGAATACCTCTTCGGGACGTACCGTTTGATGACAGTTCAGGGGTAATCCCCAGCGAAAAAGGAAGAGTGCTTGACAAAGCGGGCGGCAATCCGATTACGGGACTCTACACCACAGGGTGGATAAAACGCGGACCGACCGGAGTTATCGGTACGAACAAGGCCGACTCCGGCGAAACCGTAAGCTGCATGATCGAGGACATCGAGAGGGGAAATACGCTGCGTCCCGAACTCGCCTCGGATGAGAGTATAAAGGAACTGCTCGAAGAAAAACATATTTCCTACAATGAATGGCTGCGGGTTGACTGGTTCGAGAAGAAAGAAGGCGAAAAAAAGGGGAGACCGAGAGTAAAGGTCACGGGGCTTGAAGAAATTCTCGAAATTCTTGAAAAAAAGCACTGA